A genome region from Gemmatimonadota bacterium includes the following:
- a CDS encoding TlpA family protein disulfide reductase yields METKSRASIIYVLAAILILAGLISAIVGEMRSPEVAVVYDADGAVSSNPYSVDLDITLADLDENEVTIGKLEAVRIVNFWATWCGPCVAEIPEFQAFHEEYGDKGVKVIGIALDEQGAEIVQPFVEEHNMTYLTLIDTAGKSASNFGGVYAIPTTFIIDRDGMVHKKHVGLMSYENLESAVLPLLAN; encoded by the coding sequence ATGGAAACGAAATCCCGCGCCAGCATTATCTACGTCCTCGCCGCGATCCTGATACTGGCCGGACTGATCTCCGCCATAGTGGGCGAAATGAGATCGCCTGAAGTGGCCGTCGTGTATGATGCGGATGGCGCCGTATCTTCGAATCCCTACTCGGTCGACCTGGATATTACCCTGGCGGACCTCGACGAGAACGAAGTGACCATCGGCAAGCTGGAAGCGGTACGTATCGTCAACTTCTGGGCCACCTGGTGCGGTCCATGTGTCGCCGAGATACCCGAATTTCAGGCCTTCCATGAAGAATACGGCGACAAGGGAGTCAAGGTCATCGGCATCGCCCTCGACGAACAAGGCGCTGAAATCGTGCAGCCCTTCGTCGAGGAACACAACATGACCTACTTGACACTCATCGACACCGCAGGGAAATCTGCCTCGAATTTCGGCGGCGTCTACGCCATCCCGACCACCTTCATCATTGACCGGGACGGGATGGTACACAAGAAACACGTTGGCCTGATGTCCTACGAGAACCTGGAATCCGCCGTGCTTCCCCTGCTGGCGAACTAG
- a CDS encoding NAD(P)H-dependent oxidoreductase: protein MAYVPRILAFAGSARTGSFNRKLVGIAARGAEEAGAEVDLVDLRDYPMPLYDGDLEERDGLPVNAVRFKALMMASQGLLIAAPEYNSSITPLLKNTIDWASRPAPGEERLAVFRNKTAALMSASPGSLGGLRGLVHVRSILSNIHVMVLPDQLALPGAHGAFTEDGQLKDEKRQASVEGLGRNLAETLGRLHGATRPFAT, encoded by the coding sequence ATGGCTTATGTACCCAGGATACTCGCGTTTGCGGGCAGTGCGCGGACCGGGTCTTTCAACCGGAAACTGGTCGGTATCGCGGCGCGCGGCGCGGAGGAAGCCGGGGCCGAAGTCGACCTGGTCGACCTGCGGGACTATCCCATGCCGCTGTATGACGGCGACCTGGAAGAACGGGATGGGCTGCCGGTTAACGCGGTCCGATTCAAAGCGCTGATGATGGCCAGCCAGGGCCTGCTGATCGCCGCGCCGGAATACAACAGTTCGATCACGCCCCTCCTGAAGAACACAATCGACTGGGCATCGAGGCCCGCGCCGGGCGAGGAGAGGCTGGCGGTCTTCCGTAACAAGACGGCCGCGCTGATGAGCGCGTCGCCGGGGTCGTTGGGCGGTCTCCGCGGACTCGTGCACGTGCGATCGATCCTGAGCAACATCCACGTGATGGTCCTGCCGGATCAACTGGCGCTACCGGGCGCGCACGGCGCGTTCACGGAAGACGGGCAATTGAAAGACGAGAAGCGCCAGGCGTCAGTGGAGGGATTGGGACGTAACCTGGCGGAGACGCTCGGGAGACTGCACGGCGCGACGCGGCCGTTTGCGACCTAG
- a CDS encoding TVP38/TMEM64 family protein, whose translation MSQLDPGEGTVEGTGEAAVEDTGEGVVEATGQKRQFVKPVILLAIALSGFLAYSFTPLGNYLQPVVMEGFFESIEGFWWAPLVFIGVYVLLTVLGVPMVILTFFAGFTFGALEGALYVMIGANIGANLAFDLARYLGRDFVSRYIKGPIDRIDRRLRKKGFLRMLQLRLIPVIPFNVLNFAAGLSGLRKLHFALATMIGITPGTFIYAYTAASLMQVYLAGAALDEVTRAALRTSALTNLAIALALLITISMAPAIYRKLRGKPIQAG comes from the coding sequence GTGTCGCAGTTAGACCCCGGCGAGGGAACAGTCGAGGGTACCGGCGAAGCCGCTGTCGAGGACACAGGCGAGGGAGTCGTCGAGGCCACCGGCCAGAAGCGACAGTTCGTCAAGCCGGTCATCCTGCTCGCGATCGCCTTGTCCGGCTTTCTGGCCTACAGCTTCACGCCCCTGGGCAACTATCTCCAGCCCGTGGTAATGGAGGGATTCTTCGAGTCGATCGAGGGATTCTGGTGGGCGCCCCTGGTGTTCATCGGCGTCTATGTCCTCCTCACCGTGCTGGGCGTGCCGATGGTGATCCTGACCTTCTTCGCGGGTTTCACCTTCGGTGCGCTGGAGGGCGCGCTGTACGTCATGATCGGCGCGAACATCGGCGCCAACCTCGCCTTCGACCTGGCCCGGTACCTGGGCCGCGATTTCGTATCCCGCTACATAAAAGGGCCCATTGACCGGATCGACCGTCGACTCCGAAAAAAGGGGTTCCTACGCATGCTCCAGCTCCGGCTGATCCCGGTCATCCCCTTCAACGTGCTGAACTTCGCCGCCGGACTCTCCGGTCTACGCAAGCTCCACTTCGCGCTGGCGACGATGATCGGGATCACCCCGGGCACCTTCATCTACGCCTATACCGCGGCGTCGCTGATGCAGGTCTACCTGGCCGGCGCCGCACTCGACGAGGTGACGCGCGCCGCTCTGCGCACCTCGGCCCTGACCAACCTGGCCATCGCCCTCGCCTTGCTCATCACCATCTCCATGGCCCCGGCCATCTACCGGAAGCTTCGCGGAAAACCGATTCAGGCGGGTTAG
- a CDS encoding DUF547 domain-containing protein produces MCKRQMRKRAMRTGKWSTLMTVALTAVLYTGMAEAQGGGMVDHSVYDGLLKKYVDDRGMIDYRTWKARDVGTLDGYLEMIKGVDPAGLKDRNEVFAYWINTYNALTIRGMLHFYPTSSIRDHVSLLGYSIWKDYKIEIQGREYSLDDIEHNILRKMDEPLVHFALVCASIGCPPLMTEAFTEDDVQRQMKANTLVFFADPSKFRADPEDNTVWLSPIMDWYKDDFGKNQREVLDYIAPYVPDDAARALLNRRDVDVDYLHYDWGINEQPAE; encoded by the coding sequence ATGTGTAAAAGACAGATGCGCAAACGAGCAATGCGTACAGGAAAATGGAGTACCCTGATGACTGTTGCGCTGACGGCAGTCCTGTATACTGGAATGGCCGAAGCGCAGGGAGGTGGTATGGTGGATCACTCCGTGTACGACGGTCTGCTGAAGAAGTACGTCGACGACCGGGGCATGATCGACTACCGGACCTGGAAGGCCCGCGACGTGGGCACGCTGGACGGCTACCTGGAGATGATCAAGGGCGTCGACCCCGCCGGGCTGAAGGATCGGAACGAGGTCTTCGCCTACTGGATCAACACCTACAATGCGCTCACGATCCGCGGGATGCTGCACTTCTATCCCACCAGCAGCATCAGGGATCATGTCAGTCTGCTCGGATACAGCATCTGGAAGGATTACAAGATCGAGATCCAGGGCAGGGAATACTCGCTGGATGACATCGAGCACAACATCCTGCGCAAGATGGACGAGCCCCTGGTCCATTTCGCCCTTGTGTGCGCCTCCATAGGATGCCCGCCGCTCATGACCGAAGCGTTTACCGAGGATGACGTGCAGCGGCAGATGAAGGCGAATACCCTTGTCTTTTTCGCCGATCCCAGTAAGTTCCGAGCCGATCCGGAGGACAATACCGTCTGGCTTTCGCCGATCATGGATTGGTACAAGGACGACTTCGGGAAGAACCAGCGGGAAGTCCTGGATTACATCGCCCCCTACGTGCCCGATGACGCGGCCCGCGCGCTGCTGAATCGCAGGGACGTGGACGTGGATTACCTGCACTACGACTGGGGCATCAACGAACAGCCTGCGGAATAA